AAGGATGGCCATCAACAGCACAAAGGCGGCAAAGCCGCCTACATATATGCCATAGATCTTGCCGAGATTGTCGGTGAAGTCGCCTTTCATCGAGAGTGCCATCGTTCTGCTCCTCAATCTTCAGCGACGCCGAATTCCTCGTCTATCTTGTTCTGCCTGTGGGAGAACCAGAAGATGAGGACGACGAAGACCACGAGCGAGCCCTGGGCTGCCATGTAGAAGCCCAGCGGAAAGCCGAAGATCACAATGCTGTTCAGAGACGTGACGAAGAAATGGATGATGAAGCTGAACACAGCCCAAATGGCGAGCGTCACCCACATGAGGTTACGCGTCTTCCCCCAATGAGCCTCCGCCTGTTCCGGCGGTAGCAATTCTGTCAAGTTGAGCCCTCCCCTTTTGATGCGCTTGGAGATATTGGAGGCACGCCAATATCTCCTCCCCCGCCAGTTTTAACTGTGCGCGCAAGTCCGGTTTTGTCGACCGGTTACTAGATTCGCGTTCGAGCCGCGGGGTAAACAGAAATGCGCCAGTT
This is a stretch of genomic DNA from Futiania mangrovi. It encodes these proteins:
- a CDS encoding DUF4212 domain-containing protein: MTELLPPEQAEAHWGKTRNLMWVTLAIWAVFSFIIHFFVTSLNSIVIFGFPLGFYMAAQGSLVVFVVLIFWFSHRQNKIDEEFGVAED